In Pigmentibacter ruber, a genomic segment contains:
- a CDS encoding response regulator: MFPELEEKVQNITFLRRRNWVIGVFALSLLLGFISYTKAIENIFNKFELVIFIGNILLSLSLISFFTFRRKFSRKPYSIIHYFSQIFILTNLFAKLFLSTNNFLLDQERFLIISTLNMLNWYAIVLNISLIFTIKKHNNMIFDVKKEENPTFYFIYMSLLIIPIFSLLNINGNYTICFCYLVPISFLITSIENLPLKNEKNELILCTLFTALFCTTFQLGSQLNYSSTIFPFLNEIATFFTLGILSFRNQIKLTTEFNKIHEISINLARKMGELSLMHIESQKSEQAKENFLATMSHEIRTPVNGIIGHAELLNDTDISDEQRRLLSMITISSNNLMKLINEVLDLPNLISGHIILSKEVIDVSELVESVIDVVSPKSFEKGLDLTYFIEPSVPQEIIGDSKRIGQILLNLCNNALKFTEKGEVFIGVTQIDQIEDNIVELLFEVKDTGIGIPASKIKKLFKAYSQTDASISRKFGGTGLGLAISAQLIELMKGKIWVESVVGKGTRFIFTLKCQIPNITTPARYNTEEFIGLKCLVISENPTMRYILGRRFKQWKINAKIVSKFEEAQNTLGIEEFKILIVDIVSESKKAIMFLKANQINPIGKIPSIALVSLGKNANPDLPQISDETITKPLKTETLAKTITNIIHKKKKIENSTIKTQQDASISLLGNFLSTEKIKQTKILVAEDNPVNQKLIVSILKKMGFEPKLVENGKLAVEEEECGNYDIILMDLQMPEMDGINATKNIIINSRGRKRPKIIALTANAMPGDKERCLDAGMDDYISKPIQFQVLQDSLKKWIELSETNIDLNKNKQNSAPEVFKNSENSPNINISNQENVEKNLDSKKEPLKELASMSSQESTTKSTQELKILVAEDNVVNQKLILSILKKLGYTAKLVENGALAVEAATKEKFDIIIMDLQMPVMDGLDASRNIKASNEINPKPIIIALTANAMAGDKERCLNAGMDDYMTKPIQIKVLEENLKKWGNVK; this comes from the coding sequence ATGTTTCCTGAATTAGAAGAAAAAGTTCAAAATATTACTTTTTTGCGCAGAAGAAATTGGGTAATAGGTGTTTTTGCCCTTTCACTTCTATTAGGATTTATTAGTTATACAAAAGCAATCGAAAATATCTTTAATAAATTTGAACTTGTCATCTTTATTGGAAATATTTTGTTATCACTTTCCTTGATTTCTTTTTTTACTTTTAGAAGAAAGTTCTCTAGAAAACCTTATTCAATAATTCATTACTTTTCGCAAATATTTATCCTGACAAATCTTTTTGCTAAACTTTTTTTATCTACTAACAATTTTCTTTTGGATCAAGAAAGATTTCTAATCATTTCTACATTAAATATGCTAAATTGGTATGCAATTGTATTAAATATTTCTTTAATTTTTACTATCAAAAAACATAATAATATGATTTTTGATGTAAAGAAAGAAGAAAATCCTACATTTTACTTTATATATATGAGTTTATTAATCATACCAATTTTTAGTCTATTAAATATTAATGGAAATTACACTATTTGTTTTTGTTATTTAGTTCCAATAAGTTTTTTAATTACTTCAATTGAAAATTTACCATTAAAAAACGAAAAAAATGAATTAATATTATGTACTTTATTTACAGCACTTTTTTGCACAACATTCCAATTAGGTAGTCAATTAAATTATAGTTCTACTATATTTCCTTTTCTAAATGAAATAGCTACTTTTTTTACATTAGGAATTTTATCTTTTAGAAATCAAATTAAACTTACAACAGAATTTAATAAAATTCATGAAATTTCAATTAATCTAGCTAGAAAAATGGGTGAACTTAGTTTGATGCATATTGAATCCCAAAAATCAGAACAAGCAAAAGAAAATTTTTTAGCAACTATGAGTCATGAAATTAGGACACCAGTAAATGGCATTATTGGACATGCTGAGTTATTAAATGACACAGACATAAGTGATGAACAACGTAGACTTTTAAGTATGATTACAATTAGTAGTAACAATCTAATGAAGCTTATTAATGAAGTTCTTGATTTACCAAATTTAATATCTGGTCATATTATATTAAGCAAAGAAGTAATTGATGTTTCAGAGTTAGTTGAAAGTGTTATTGATGTTGTTAGTCCAAAAAGTTTTGAAAAAGGTCTAGATTTAACATATTTTATTGAACCCTCTGTTCCGCAGGAAATTATTGGTGATAGTAAAAGAATTGGTCAAATTCTTTTAAACCTTTGCAATAATGCACTTAAATTTACAGAAAAAGGTGAAGTATTTATTGGTGTGACTCAAATTGATCAAATTGAGGATAACATTGTAGAATTACTTTTTGAAGTAAAAGATACAGGTATAGGAATTCCTGCTAGTAAAATAAAAAAATTATTCAAAGCTTACTCACAAACCGATGCTTCAATTTCAAGAAAATTTGGCGGTACTGGACTTGGTCTTGCTATTTCTGCTCAACTTATAGAACTCATGAAAGGTAAAATTTGGGTAGAAAGTGTAGTTGGTAAAGGAACTCGTTTTATCTTTACTTTAAAATGCCAAATTCCAAATATAACGACTCCAGCAAGGTATAACACAGAAGAATTTATAGGTTTAAAATGTTTGGTTATCTCAGAAAATCCTACTATGCGTTATATTTTGGGAAGAAGATTTAAACAATGGAAAATTAATGCAAAAATAGTTTCAAAATTTGAGGAAGCGCAAAATACATTAGGAATAGAAGAATTTAAAATTTTAATAGTTGACATTGTTTCTGAAAGCAAAAAAGCTATTATGTTTTTAAAAGCAAATCAAATTAACCCAATAGGAAAAATCCCTTCCATAGCACTTGTTTCTTTAGGTAAAAATGCGAATCCTGATTTACCACAAATTTCTGATGAAACAATTACAAAACCTTTAAAAACTGAAACATTAGCAAAGACAATAACCAATATCATTCATAAAAAGAAAAAAATCGAAAATTCTACTATAAAAACACAACAAGATGCATCAATAAGTTTATTAGGAAATTTCTTATCTACCGAAAAAATTAAACAAACAAAAATTTTAGTCGCTGAAGACAATCCTGTAAATCAAAAATTAATTGTAAGCATTTTAAAGAAAATGGGCTTTGAACCAAAGCTAGTGGAAAACGGAAAACTAGCAGTTGAAGAAGAAGAATGTGGAAATTATGATATTATTTTGATGGATTTACAAATGCCCGAAATGGATGGAATAAATGCCACAAAAAATATAATCATCAATTCTAGAGGAAGAAAACGTCCTAAAATAATTGCTCTCACCGCAAATGCAATGCCCGGTGATAAAGAAAGATGTCTCGATGCTGGAATGGACGACTATATTTCAAAACCAATTCAGTTCCAAGTTCTACAAGATTCTCTAAAAAAATGGATTGAATTGTCTGAGACAAATATAGATCTTAATAAAAATAAACAAAATTCAGCTCCTGAAGTCTTTAAAAACAGTGAAAATTCTCCAAATATAAATATTTCAAATCAAGAAAATGTAGAAAAAAATTTAGATAGTAAAAAAGAACCTCTTAAGGAATTAGCATCTATGTCATCTCAAGAAAGTACTACAAAATCTACTCAAGAATTAAAAATTCTTGTTGCTGAGGACAATGTTGTTAACCAAAAACTGATCTTAAGTATTTTAAAGAAACTTGGTTATACAGCAAAACTTGTTGAAAATGGAGCTCTTGCAGTAGAAGCTGCAACAAAAGAAAAATTTGACATCATAATAATGGACTTACAAATGCCTGTTATGGATGGTCTTGATGCAAGTAGAAATATAAAAGCAAGTAATGAAATAAACCCTAAGCCTATCATCATAGCTCTTACTGCAAATGCAATGGCTGGTGATAAGGAACGTTGCTTAAATGCAGGAATGGATGATTACATGACAAAACCAATTCAGATAAAAGTTTTAGAAGAGAATTTGAAAAAATGGGGAAATGTTAAATAA
- a CDS encoding DUF6901 family protein — translation MINITYKFIFTNNREVKFTVDLDRPVLFTTNPKDPDVEWTNLDFNKCSNCPLNSAEIKKCPTALDVQHAMLEFHDVLSTEIVKTYVETENRSYFKECDAQTGLKALVGLIMATSGCPILKEMKGMAYFHLPFATIEETVFRSVTTYLLKQYYKFIDKQEPDWSLQNIPAYFDTIQIVNEFFFQRIKAASKADANLNVIVSLSSQSQLISLSIDEYLESLKELIVGK, via the coding sequence TTGATAAATATAACTTATAAATTTATATTTACAAATAATAGAGAAGTGAAGTTTACTGTTGATTTGGACAGACCAGTATTATTTACAACTAATCCCAAAGATCCAGATGTGGAATGGACTAATTTAGATTTTAATAAATGTTCAAATTGTCCTTTAAATAGCGCAGAAATAAAAAAATGCCCCACAGCTCTTGATGTTCAACATGCAATGCTTGAATTTCATGATGTTCTATCAACAGAAATTGTAAAAACTTATGTTGAAACTGAAAATAGATCTTATTTTAAAGAATGCGATGCACAAACAGGTTTAAAAGCCTTGGTGGGACTAATTATGGCAACAAGTGGGTGTCCTATTTTAAAGGAAATGAAGGGGATGGCATATTTTCATCTTCCTTTTGCAACAATTGAAGAAACAGTATTTCGCTCTGTAACGACATATTTACTTAAACAATATTATAAATTTATTGATAAACAAGAACCGGATTGGTCTTTGCAGAATATTCCAGCTTATTTTGATACCATTCAGATAGTTAATGAATTTTTTTTTCAAAGAATTAAAGCTGCGAGCAAAGCCGATGCCAATTTAAATGTGATAGTTTCGTTATCATCGCAATCACAATTAATTTCTTTATCTATTGATGAATATCTAGAATCTTTGAAAGAACTCATTGTGGGAAAATAG
- a CDS encoding response regulator, producing MATKTILIVDDAAETRIFLKGIINSLGYAFYEAKSGLDALKILNDHLIDLVILDVLMPNLDGYQTLEFINKLKQKQDIKVVFLTGKKGELDQAKIEELNPDDLIHKTVDIQVLKTKLKKLLDGSIPPTKPKVGSAQPAQASAPVQASAAPAQAPKTATPIAAKPGTPTPSAATATKVAPTASQTGESSLEILAKITNMPIDVEIVITKLSQTTVTFSAKFQFKEGSQLTIDSPKAATTLKKSGEFNVKVLKCLPENDKFIINSQLL from the coding sequence GTGGCTACAAAAACCATACTCATTGTTGATGATGCAGCTGAAACAAGAATCTTTTTAAAAGGGATTATAAATTCACTTGGATATGCTTTTTATGAGGCAAAAAGTGGATTAGATGCGCTTAAAATTTTGAATGATCATTTGATTGACTTGGTCATACTTGATGTTCTCATGCCGAATTTAGATGGATATCAAACCTTAGAATTTATTAATAAGTTAAAGCAAAAACAAGATATAAAAGTAGTCTTTCTTACTGGAAAAAAAGGTGAACTAGATCAAGCAAAGATAGAAGAATTAAATCCCGATGACCTCATTCATAAAACAGTTGATATTCAAGTTTTGAAAACAAAATTAAAAAAATTACTCGATGGAAGTATTCCACCAACAAAACCAAAAGTAGGTTCAGCCCAACCAGCACAAGCTTCTGCACCAGTTCAAGCAAGTGCAGCCCCAGCTCAGGCACCAAAAACCGCAACACCAATTGCCGCAAAACCTGGAACACCTACTCCTAGCGCAGCAACTGCAACAAAAGTAGCACCTACAGCTTCTCAAACAGGAGAATCAAGTCTTGAGATCTTAGCTAAAATTACAAATATGCCTATAGATGTTGAAATTGTAATCACCAAATTATCCCAAACAACTGTTACTTTTTCAGCTAAATTTCAGTTTAAAGAAGGATCTCAATTAACTATAGATAGCCCAAAAGCTGCAACTACTTTAAAGAAAAGTGGTGAATTTAATGTTAAAGTTTTAAAGTGCTTACCTGAAAATGATAAGTTTATCATTAATTCACAGTTATTGTAA
- a CDS encoding Hpt domain-containing protein yields MNNKNLLDEEVINSMKELGNGDEEYSDRLLIVQLMSVYLNNLPERIKELSSAMQNSDAAIIERAAHTLKSSSRLIGLVSLAEDCQILEDIGFSKKLDDAPDVFKRIDAVIKIVPDVLKNKIKELEAS; encoded by the coding sequence ATGAATAATAAAAACTTGCTAGATGAAGAAGTCATTAATAGCATGAAAGAATTAGGTAATGGTGATGAAGAGTATTCTGATCGTTTACTTATTGTCCAATTAATGAGTGTATACTTAAATAATCTTCCAGAAAGAATTAAGGAACTTTCTTCTGCTATGCAAAATAGTGATGCAGCAATTATTGAGAGAGCTGCTCATACTTTGAAATCTAGCTCAAGACTTATTGGCTTAGTGTCACTGGCTGAAGATTGCCAAATATTAGAGGATATTGGATTTTCAAAAAAACTAGACGATGCTCCTGATGTATTCAAAAGAATAGATGCTGTTATAAAAATTGTACCTGATGTATTAAAAAATAAAATAAAAGAGCTAGAAGCTTCATAA
- a CDS encoding tetratricopeptide repeat protein encodes MAGNVIELSPEMNFIVVDDSPASREGIVKSLKTLGFKNVYEGVSEGESLKFLQEKNFDFIICEKDMRQINGLEFLTELRENVEIKRTPILMVGPELTKEDTLRFPEAAPDGYLKIPFVMKDLSTQISQTLVKYRDTGNIEIDYELARYLYISGEYENALEAYKNISAKSLSSARAFVGVARCYRALGNIPEAEKNLRLAMQNNKNYPQAYFDLGVCLLASDRKQAALKAFDQALSINPKNPIRYEEVANVLTRCELYEEAESYLMRAINMKIVYPKLYAQVGRNFLAQKKKDKALEFLQRAVEQDPKNPSFLNSIGICYKEMGKFEDSISSYNLALKITPNDVKIMYNKVLCLVSMKDYDRAKKVCQQILKYDPKFERAQQKILEIDKLNETPAEPKYRGVIPK; translated from the coding sequence ATGGCAGGAAACGTCATAGAACTTTCACCAGAAATGAATTTTATCGTTGTTGATGATTCTCCAGCTTCACGTGAGGGAATCGTAAAGTCGTTAAAAACATTAGGTTTTAAAAATGTCTATGAGGGAGTGAGTGAAGGAGAATCGCTAAAATTTTTGCAGGAAAAAAACTTTGATTTCATAATCTGTGAAAAAGATATGCGACAAATAAATGGACTAGAATTTTTAACTGAATTAAGAGAAAACGTTGAAATAAAAAGAACTCCTATTTTAATGGTAGGCCCAGAGTTAACTAAGGAAGATACTCTACGCTTCCCCGAAGCTGCTCCCGATGGATATTTAAAAATTCCATTTGTCATGAAAGACTTATCTACTCAAATTTCTCAAACATTAGTAAAATACCGTGATACAGGCAATATTGAAATAGACTACGAGCTGGCTCGTTATCTTTACATTAGTGGTGAATATGAAAATGCTCTTGAAGCTTATAAGAATATTTCAGCCAAAAGCCTATCATCTGCAAGAGCATTTGTTGGTGTAGCACGCTGTTATAGAGCCTTAGGAAATATTCCTGAAGCTGAAAAAAATTTAAGATTAGCTATGCAAAATAATAAAAATTACCCTCAAGCTTATTTTGATCTTGGGGTTTGTCTACTTGCTTCAGATAGAAAACAAGCTGCTTTAAAAGCTTTTGATCAAGCATTATCAATAAATCCGAAAAATCCAATACGTTATGAAGAAGTTGCAAATGTATTAACGCGCTGCGAATTATATGAAGAAGCAGAGAGTTATTTAATGCGCGCAATTAATATGAAAATTGTGTATCCAAAACTCTATGCACAAGTTGGTAGAAATTTTCTTGCACAAAAGAAAAAAGATAAAGCACTTGAGTTTCTTCAAAGGGCTGTTGAACAAGATCCCAAAAATCCAAGTTTTTTAAATAGTATTGGAATTTGCTATAAAGAAATGGGGAAATTTGAAGATTCAATTTCGAGTTATAATTTAGCTCTTAAAATTACTCCAAATGATGTTAAAATAATGTATAACAAAGTTCTTTGTTTAGTTAGTATGAAAGATTATGATCGCGCGAAAAAAGTTTGTCAACAAATCTTAAAATACGATCCTAAATTTGAAAGAGCTCAACAAAAAATCTTAGAAATTGATAAATTAAATGAAACACCTGCTGAACCAAAATATAGAGGGGTTATTCCAAAATAA
- a CDS encoding HNH endonuclease, with amino-acid sequence MMLNSYEFADEEHIRREKAKVKAAKKSRWWQQKCASGLCYYCGKKFAFKDLTMDHIVPLARFGTTTPGNVVPACRECNKNKGVDTPVDLLFKKDMID; translated from the coding sequence ATGATGTTAAATAGTTATGAATTTGCTGATGAAGAACACATCAGGCGTGAAAAAGCTAAAGTAAAAGCCGCAAAGAAAAGCCGTTGGTGGCAACAAAAATGTGCTTCTGGTTTATGCTACTATTGTGGAAAAAAATTTGCTTTTAAAGACCTTACCATGGATCATATTGTTCCGCTAGCCCGTTTTGGAACCACCACTCCAGGCAATGTTGTTCCAGCTTGCCGAGAATGTAACAAAAATAAAGGGGTTGACACACCAGTCGATCTACTTTTCAAGAAGGACATGATAGACTGA
- a CDS encoding hybrid sensor histidine kinase/response regulator — translation MELGKLNILIIEDDEDIANRLQKELEAFNFTTKIVKKYNEAKSLIFRADSEFDLYLIDVQLPDGDGFSLIQGIKRKNDDAIVIIMSGYINNKILEKSHKSECFEVIQKPFSIKNDVIPIIKKCIKNIRLKKENLHLNSQILHISKLAALGELSATVIHDIRGPLTMIQLTCEDIKDDLKHLETKDIDCVNSHMLQINKACSKINKLVDHLRNYSRKDAKEEEEEYKDIEEVIENSLFLVKQKIRSLVVKVEIKIEDKYRLAQLLCYPNKFEQVLMNLMSNACDAMRTASKKELQIRIYVESQTFNISISDTGEGIPEDIMPKIFDSFFTTKPKGEGTGLGLSIVKNIVKEHAGDLVLASVVGEGTTFTIKLPISRIKIKPNNGDETPSPRAA, via the coding sequence ATGGAATTAGGGAAGCTAAACATCCTAATAATAGAAGATGATGAGGATATTGCCAATCGTCTCCAAAAAGAATTAGAAGCCTTTAATTTTACAACAAAAATTGTAAAAAAATACAATGAAGCAAAAAGTTTAATTTTCCGAGCTGATAGCGAATTTGATCTGTATTTAATTGATGTTCAATTACCCGATGGAGATGGTTTTTCCTTAATTCAAGGAATTAAAAGAAAAAATGATGATGCTATAGTTATTATTATGTCAGGTTATATAAATAATAAAATTCTTGAAAAATCTCATAAATCGGAATGCTTTGAAGTTATTCAAAAACCATTTTCAATAAAAAATGATGTCATTCCTATTATTAAAAAATGCATTAAAAATATTAGATTGAAAAAAGAAAATCTACATTTAAATTCACAAATTTTACATATCTCAAAATTGGCTGCTTTAGGAGAACTCTCTGCTACTGTAATTCATGATATCCGCGGTCCACTAACAATGATACAATTAACTTGTGAAGATATTAAAGACGATTTAAAACATTTAGAAACAAAAGATATTGATTGTGTAAATTCACACATGTTACAAATTAACAAAGCTTGTAGCAAAATAAATAAACTTGTAGATCATTTAAGAAATTATTCAAGAAAAGACGCTAAAGAAGAAGAGGAAGAATATAAAGATATTGAAGAAGTGATAGAAAATAGTTTGTTTTTAGTAAAACAAAAAATCCGCTCTTTGGTAGTAAAAGTTGAAATAAAAATAGAAGATAAATATAGATTAGCGCAGTTGTTATGTTATCCCAATAAATTTGAACAAGTGCTAATGAATTTAATGAGCAATGCATGTGATGCAATGCGGACGGCATCAAAAAAAGAATTACAAATACGTATTTATGTAGAGAGCCAAACATTTAATATCAGTATTTCAGACACAGGAGAAGGCATTCCTGAAGATATTATGCCAAAAATTTTCGATAGCTTTTTTACTACAAAGCCGAAAGGCGAAGGAACAGGATTAGGACTTAGTATAGTAAAAAATATTGTCAAAGAACATGCAGGTGATCTAGTATTAGCTTCTGTTGTTGGAGAAGGAACTACTTTTACCATAAAGCTCCCTATTTCAAGAATAAAAATAAAACCAAACAATGGAGATGAAACACCTTCTCCACGTGCAGCATAG
- a CDS encoding TrmH family RNA methyltransferase: MILTESTTSSNVPTQYFIPKNFENNFGKISATLKGFFTENRMAKMERIVQSRSRQVLTVFENTHHAHNISAILRTIDSFGFMDLFFLYSNHAMRFRTADTIDRGASQWLLPKRLESIAECAKILKKSNYKIALVSLPDFSRTADHYISHIPSFASNSFHKEEFKEFLGENKIALIFGSELHGVSPEWKNYADCYVSVQMYGFTESLNVSVCAGIIIQNLREQLSSFQKSFLLSNFEKELILEHWIAKNCPNSLEFISNRHPHLLPWFEFVRSGKFFQPISS; encoded by the coding sequence ATGATTTTGACGGAATCGACTACTTCTTCAAATGTGCCTACACAATACTTCATTCCAAAGAACTTTGAAAATAACTTTGGAAAAATTTCAGCCACATTAAAAGGCTTTTTTACTGAAAATCGCATGGCTAAAATGGAAAGAATCGTTCAAAGCAGAAGCAGACAAGTATTAACAGTGTTTGAAAATACTCATCATGCTCATAATATCAGTGCTATTTTAAGAACTATTGATTCATTTGGATTTATGGATTTATTTTTCTTGTACTCAAATCATGCCATGCGATTTAGAACAGCAGATACTATCGACAGAGGAGCCAGTCAGTGGCTTTTACCCAAAAGGTTAGAAAGTATAGCTGAATGTGCAAAAATATTAAAAAAAAGTAATTACAAAATAGCTTTAGTTTCTTTACCTGATTTTTCGCGTACAGCAGACCACTATATTAGTCATATTCCTTCATTTGCTTCAAATTCCTTTCATAAGGAAGAATTTAAGGAGTTTCTTGGGGAAAACAAAATAGCTCTTATTTTCGGTAGTGAATTGCACGGGGTTTCTCCAGAATGGAAAAATTACGCTGATTGTTACGTCTCTGTTCAGATGTATGGATTTACTGAATCATTAAATGTCTCAGTTTGTGCAGGTATTATTATACAAAATTTAAGGGAACAACTTTCTAGTTTTCAAAAATCTTTTCTTTTATCAAATTTTGAAAAAGAACTAATATTAGAGCATTGGATTGCTAAAAATTGTCCTAACTCACTAGAATTTATTAGTAACCGTCATCCTCACTTATTGCCTTGGTTTGAATTTGTACGTTCTGGTAAATTTTTTCAGCCTATCTCTTCATAA
- the hutU gene encoding urocanate hydratase produces MSMSTQNINLSATRKFIPGQPAPTGIQLNTKGWLQEAPLRMLLNNLDAQVAENPNELIVYGGRGKAARSLQDFQQIITALCELEDDETLLIQSGAAVARIKTWVNAPRVLLANSNLVGNWANWEHFDVLEKQGLMMYGQMTAGSWIYIGSQGIVQGTYETFYEAFQQHYQGNTKGKFIFSSGLGGMGGAQPLAAVLTGSCFLGIEVDPKRAEMRLKSRYLDEIHWDIDSAMSSLNNALQEGIAKSIALVGNVVDILPKLMERKDFTPSLVTDQTSAHDPTYGYVPEGYTLEQLNIERKENPKKVEQKALQSIKKHVSYLLELKKRGIPTFDYGNNIRAMAKKVGLEDAFNIKGFVPEYIRPLFCKGKGPFRFALLSGDPHELELADKALMNLFPQHDDIQRWLNLAPKRISVQGLPARILWLGYGDRLKAGLLLNEMVKTGKIKCPVVIGRDHLDCGSVASPYRETEGMQDGSDAVADWALLNAFGNISSGATWVSFHHGGGVGMGYSLHAGMVIVADGTLEADERLKRVLTFDPAMGIFRHADAGYEIAKNIAQEKMSKNVTCETPCYYPRNHFSLR; encoded by the coding sequence ATGTCTATGTCTACTCAAAATATAAACCTTTCAGCAACAAGAAAATTTATACCTGGTCAGCCTGCCCCTACTGGAATTCAATTAAATACAAAAGGATGGTTACAAGAAGCTCCTCTAAGAATGCTGTTAAATAATTTAGATGCGCAAGTAGCAGAAAATCCTAATGAATTAATTGTTTATGGTGGACGTGGAAAGGCTGCTAGAAGTTTACAAGATTTTCAGCAAATTATAACAGCTTTGTGTGAACTTGAAGACGATGAAACCTTACTTATTCAAAGTGGAGCTGCAGTTGCAAGAATTAAAACATGGGTTAATGCGCCAAGAGTTCTTCTAGCTAATAGTAATTTAGTTGGAAATTGGGCAAATTGGGAGCATTTTGATGTCTTAGAAAAACAAGGTCTAATGATGTATGGCCAAATGACAGCTGGGAGTTGGATCTATATAGGTTCTCAGGGTATTGTACAGGGTACATATGAGACATTTTATGAAGCATTTCAGCAACATTATCAAGGCAATACAAAAGGAAAATTCATTTTTTCTAGCGGCTTAGGTGGAATGGGAGGCGCTCAACCATTAGCAGCAGTTTTAACAGGATCTTGTTTTTTAGGAATAGAGGTTGACCCAAAAAGAGCTGAGATGCGATTAAAATCCCGTTACTTAGATGAAATACATTGGGACATTGATTCTGCAATGAGTTCTTTAAATAACGCTCTGCAAGAAGGAATTGCAAAAAGTATTGCTCTAGTAGGAAATGTAGTCGATATTCTTCCTAAACTAATGGAACGCAAAGATTTTACTCCTAGTTTAGTTACCGACCAAACTTCAGCACATGATCCTACATATGGTTACGTTCCAGAAGGATATACTCTAGAACAATTAAATATTGAAAGAAAAGAAAATCCTAAAAAGGTTGAACAAAAAGCTCTGCAATCAATAAAGAAACATGTTTCTTATTTGCTTGAATTAAAAAAAAGAGGAATTCCAACATTTGATTATGGAAACAATATTCGTGCAATGGCAAAAAAGGTGGGATTAGAAGATGCTTTTAATATAAAAGGATTTGTTCCTGAATACATTCGTCCATTGTTTTGCAAAGGAAAAGGACCATTTCGTTTTGCATTATTGAGTGGTGATCCCCATGAATTAGAATTAGCTGATAAAGCTTTAATGAATTTATTTCCACAACATGATGATATTCAAAGATGGTTAAATTTAGCTCCCAAAAGAATATCTGTTCAAGGTTTGCCTGCCAGAATTTTGTGGTTGGGATATGGAGATAGATTAAAAGCAGGTTTACTCTTAAATGAGATGGTAAAAACTGGGAAAATAAAATGTCCAGTTGTTATTGGAAGAGACCATCTTGATTGTGGAAGTGTTGCTTCGCCATATCGAGAAACAGAAGGAATGCAAGACGGAAGCGATGCAGTTGCTGATTGGGCATTACTAAATGCATTTGGAAATATCTCTAGTGGAGCTACTTGGGTTAGTTTCCATCATGGCGGTGGAGTAGGAATGGGTTACTCCTTGCATGCAGGAATGGTAATTGTTGCAGATGGAACTTTAGAAGCTGATGAACGTTTGAAAAGAGTTTTAACTTTTGATCCTGCAATGGGAATATTTAGACATGCTGACGCTGGATACGAGATTGCAAAAAATATTGCGCAGGAAAAGATGAGTAAAAATGTAACTTGCGAAACGCCTTGTTACTATCCACGTAATCATTTTTCTCTGAGGTGA